TACATCCTGCGACCATATCCTGATCAAACAAACCCTTGACCTCTTCGATCAATTATATGAACGACGGGTACTGGCGCGACTTGTGGGCGTACGGTTCAGTCACCTTGTTGAGGGTGGATACCAGATCAATATGTTCGAAGACACGGAAGAAATGATCAATCTTTACCAGGCCATGGACAAGGTGAGGAATCGTTTCGGACAACATGCCGTCAAACGCGCATCTACCATGGACACACGCGGCGTAGGCATGATGACCAACCCCTTCAACGGACAACCTCCGGTGATTCCCGCACATAGAAGGATATAGAATAGTTACAGGTTTAAGGTTTAAAGTTTAAGGTTTAAGGTTTAAAGTTCAAGGTTTATCCCATGTTGCTTAATTGCCATACGTTTCACAGCTACACATACGGGACACTTTCCACGGTAGAGTTACTGCAAACCCTGGCAGGAAAAGGTTATCGGAGTGCCGCACTCACCGATATCAACAGCACATCGGCATGCATTGATTTCGTACGCCTCGCTCCTTCCCATGATATCCACCCCGTCATCGGAATTGATTTCCGGAATGGCGTAAAGCAGCAATACATCGGTATTGCAAGGAACAACGAAGGATTCCGGGAACTCAACGAGCACATGGATCATCACAGTCACAACAGCCTTCCATTTCCGGATCATGGACCTGTTTTCCAAAACGCTTTCACCATATACCCCCTCAAACAAACCCGGCCCGACTTGCTTGGTGAACATGAATTTGCCGGTGTGCATCTTTCCGAACTCCCACACCTTCCATTCTCCATCTGGAAACACCATCCACATAAACTGGTTCTACTGCATTCCGTAACATTCCTTGACAAGCGCGGATTTAACACACACCGACTGTTAAGGGCCATAGATAACAACATTTTACTCAGTCGCCTGTCAAAAGAAGAAGAAGCCTCCTCAGATAACACCATGCCTCCGAAAGAAAATCTTGACACCCTCCTTTCCGGATTCCCGGAGATATACCGGAACACCGGTCGCTTACTTGAACAATGTTCCGTTGCCTTTGATTTCAAATCTCCCAAGAACAAACAATATTTTACTGCTTCACCGGAAGAAGATATGACACTGCTCCGGAAAGAATGTGCAGAAGGCCTGAAATACCGTTACAAAAAGCCATCTCCCGAAGCAATCACCCGGATGGAGAAAGAATTGGAAGTGATCTCCAAACTCAACTTCTGCTCCTACTTTCTCATCAATTGGGACCTGGTCCGCTTTGCCCGCCACAAGCAATATTACCATGTAGGCCGGGGCAGTGGTGCGAACAGCATGGTGGCATTCCTATTGGGCATTACGGATGTAGATCCCCTGGAGCTTGACCTTTACTTTGAACGCTTCATCAACCCCAACCGCTCCAACCCACCCGACTTTGACATCGATTTTTGTTCCGGAGACAGGGAGCACATCACCCGCTATATCTTTGACCGGCATGGCTGGAAACATACCGCCCTTCTCGGTTCTTACAATACTTTCCAGTATCGATCCGTGATTCGTGAGATAGGGAAAGTATTCGGATTACCTGCCGCCGAGATCGATAAATTGCAAGCCATAGATAACCCCGGCCAGGCAGATGACATGGGACGCCTGGTCCTACAGTACAGTCAGCTTATCCACAACCTGCCCCGCCACCTTAGCGTCCACTCCAGCGGCATCATCATCTCACAGGATCCCCTCAACTGTTATACGGCTACCCTCATCCCACCAAAGGGCTTTCCCACAACACACTTCAGCATGCTGGAAGCAGAAGATCTCGGCTATGCGAAGTTTGATATCCTGGGCCAACGTGGATTGAGCAAGATCAGGGATGCTGTTTCACTCATAAGCGAACGTACCGGAACACATATAGACATTCATGAGGTAAACAAGTTCAAGGAAGATGAACAGGTACGCAAACTCCTGCGAAAGGGCATGGCCATCGGGTGTTTTTACATCGAATCTCCTGCCATGCGCATGCTTCTCACCAAATTGCAGGCAGACGATTACCTGAGACTGGTAGCAGCCAGTTCCATCATACGCCCCGGCGTATCCAAAAGCGGCATGATGGGGGAATACATCCTGCGCTACCGGCACCCTGAATACCGGGAAGCCGCCAGGGAAAAATTACCTGAACTGTATGACCTGCTCAAAGAGACTTACGGTGTGATGGTCTACCAGGAAGATGTGATCAAGGTGGCACACTATTTTGCCGGACTAACCCTTGGAGAGGCTGATATACTCAGAAGAGGGATGTCGTGGAAGTTCAAACAGCGGAATGAATTTCACAAGGTTCAGGGAAAGTTCTTTTCCAATTGCAGAGCCAAAGGTTATGCCGAAGCAGTTATTCATGACATATGGCGTCAGATTGAGAGCTTTGCAAACTATGCCTTTGCCAAAGGGCATTCCGCCTCATACGCCGTGGAGAGTTTTCAGGCCCTTTACCTCAAAGCCCATTACCCACTGGAGTATCTGACAGCTACTATCAACAATGGGGGTGGCTTCTACCGCCCAGAACTATACATCCATGAAATGCGCATGCTGGGGGGAAAGGTGGTGCCACCCTGCATCAACCTCAGCAATCACGAGGCAATTCTGCACCAACAAACACTTTACCTCGGTCTTGGCATGATCAAGGGACTGGATGATGCCACCATCCATCAGATACTCCGCAACAGAAATACTTACGGACCATTCGGAGATTTACAGGATCTTGTCAACAAAACACCCCTTTCCCTCGAGCAGCTCCGCATCCTGATCCGTGCAAATGCATTGAGGTTTACGGGAAAGGAAAAGAAAGAATTACTATGGAATGCTCATCTTTTACTGGGCTACCGCAAAAAGAAACAGCCCTCCCTTACACTCTTTGAAGAAAGGGCGAAAGATTATTCGCTCCCTGCGTTGTTCCATCATCCCCTCGAAGAAGTATATGATGAAATTGAGCTTCTGGGATTCCCTCTACAGACCTCACCGTTTGAGCTGGCACAGGCATTACCGGAAGATAAATTAACCGCAAAAGACCTCCCTTTCCATGTCGATAAAACAGTTGAGATCACAGGATACCTCATACATGTCAAACGCACAGCCACCAGCCAGAACGATGCCATGAGCTTTGGAACATTTCTGGACAGGGAGGGAAACTGGATCGACACGGTACAATTTCCGGACATAGAACGGCGGTATCCTTTCAAAGGACCAGGTTGCTATAAGATCACAGGAAAAGTGACTGATGATTTCGGCTTCATCGCCATAGAGACAAAGGCGCTTCATAGACTCGAATACCAACACATAGATGAAGTACCTGCCCGATTGAAGCTACCTTCTTCATATGGTCGTTCTCAACCGCATCCCATGCAATTGAAAAAATAGGTCGATGCTTCAGTGTTTCAATTTTTCCATAAACACCTTTCTGAACTTCTCAAGCTTTGGTGTGATCACCGCAGAGCAATATGGTTTATCCGAATTCTCACTGTAGTAATCCTGATGATACTTCTCCGCGGGAAAATAATTCCTGACCGGGCTTATCTCTGTGACCACCGGTTTATCCCAAACACCTTCCGCGTTTAATTTTTGTTTGTAAGACATGGCCAGTTTCCGTTGCATCTCGTTGTGGTAAAACACGACTGATCTATACTGTGTTCCTCTGTCTGCCCCCTGCTTATTTAACGTTGTCGGGTCATGTGTACTCCAGAAAACCTCAAGCAATTCATCATACGAGATCACGTCAGGTTGATAGGTTATACTCACTACTTCCGCATATCCTGTAGAACCCGAACTCACCTGCTGATACGTTGGATTTTGCATCTCACCTCCGGCGTATCCGGACTCAACCTTTGTCACACCTTTGAGTTCTTCAAAGATCGCCTCCACGCACCAGAAGCAACCAGCACCAAAGGTTGCCATTTGTTCATCGCTTTTTTGCACCACTTCCGGTTTAAAGTCCATGGCTACTGAGTTAATGCAATAACGCAAACCTGTGGGCTTAGGACCATCATCAAACACATGCCCCAGGTGTCCTCCGCAGCGACTGCAAACCACCTCTACCCTATCCCATCCAAAACTTGTATCAGGAATCTCAAGAATATTTTCCTTCTTATATGGCGCATAATAGCTTGGCCATCCGCTTCCAGAATCAAATTTCTGGGTAGAAGAAAAAACCTCCTGTCCACATCCTGCACACAGGAAAACACCCCTTCTGTTTTCATGCTCATGCTTCCCGGAGAATGCCACCTCCGTGCCTTTCTCACGCAGCACAAAAAATGCTTCATCTGAAAGCTGGGCCTTCCACTCGGCCTCCGTTTTGGTTACTTTGAATTTGTGCGGATTTTTGCCATCATTGCCACCGTCCTGCCCCAGGCCATACACAAGAAAGATTGCGGGAATACTGATCAATGCTACTATTTTCATGGTCTTCATCGTTTTTGTTTTGATTCAACTTTCATTGCCAAAACCACCATGATTGCGCGGCATTAATCTCCCCCATGCACATGACATTTTCCATTGGGGCTGAATGTCATGTTCTTGCAACGGGTACCTGCCGCTGTAATGGCCAGGCATTGTACTGATACGTCGCGGCGTTCTTCATTTCCTGACAAGGGGGCCAATAAAAACTGATCCTGGTGAAAATGGCAGTAACCATTTACATTCCGTGTCTTTATCTTACAAGCGGTTCCCGTTCGGGTGATTCCTTTGCATACCATGAGACTGTCACCCTTCGCAATATCTTCTGTATCTATCTCAAGGATGCCTTTCCACTCCCATGTCCTTACATCACAGGTACGTTCTATCAATGCTTCCTGATCATCCCTGAGGCCAAAAAAGAAATCTATTCCGGTAACCGCTTCTACGCTGTCTACAGGAATAGCCGTTGATATTAGCGGGACATCAGATTTTTCATTGTCCAGTAGAAAACCTATGGCTTTTAGTCCCGGCGTGCGATAATCCAATACCACTTTAAAGAATCGTTGAGGCACCGGTAGTTGCCCAGGCCCGATTACATCCATCTCATCAGAAAAAACCGGACCCGAAACCACATAAAGGGAATCGTTGGACCTGGCCCATTCCGTTACCTGAGCTTCCAGCCGTTTCCATATACCGCGATTAAACGCGGGATCCTGCGGACTGATATTGGAATACAGAAACGATTCACTCATCGCCTGCTCTGACCATGCCATATTTGCCGCTGGTGCCAGGTGACCACGATCAAGGCCGCTTCCGAGGTAATCATCATTGGTTGCAGTTCCACCGGGAACATCAGTATCTGCCCTGAAGTTAGCCACTCTTTCCACGGTTGCTTTGGTATGTTCAGCGGTTAACAGGTAGGAGACCCAGGCGCTTTGTCTTTGTGCCGGGTCAAATGATGCGATAAAAGCAAGGTGCTTAATCACCTGACGATTCGCATGTGATCTTTGATATAAAAGGCTATCTGCCTTGTCTGGCTTGAGAAGATATAATGGGTCTTCCTGGGGAAATGCCCATGACCGGTCACTATAAATAAGTATGGTATCCCCTTTGAGGGTAATCGCTTCCTGTTGTGCTGACACCCACAAAGGCGTAACGGCTGCAAATAGCCAACCGACAAATTTTTTGCACATGATTTTCCGTATGATTCAAATTTAACCCGAAGTTAACAGAAGGGAGGTTGCCGAGCAACGGCGGTTGACTTAAATCATCAGATCGTAATAATTGAAACGATTACACCAGATGCAAGACAAATGAATATCAAGACGATATATAAAAGGAGAAGAATAAAAAATTTACCCAACGTATAACGAAGTGTACCGCCATAGACTACCTTCAGTGACCAAACTGCATACACCACATATGGAAGTGCCAGAATCAGATTCCAAACCCAGCCATTGATCTCAAAAACAAACCGGTTGACCACCGCAAGTACTGCCCCGTAGAAAAAGATGAATGCATGCAAATGCAAAGAGTATATCAGATGTTCTACATATAACCACCGCTTCTTTCGGTATACCCAAAACAACAGTAGTGCAAACATTGGCAGAACCACAAACATGGATATTGAAATACCGTGAAAAATTTGGTCCCCGATGGCCTCTTTACCCTGGTCGGACAACCGGTACATTCTTTTTACAATCCATTTATCAAACGAGGTAACCGCACCAACGGAATCCATATACGCCTCCATTCCCTGCTTATCGACATCATATTGAAAGGCCATCATATCTTGATAAATCAATTCATGACCGCCAACTTCAAGAGAGATATGGGATTGCTTTCTAATTTCCTGCTTGTCCTTCCCGAAAAGTGGGTGATGCGAACGATTGATCACAAAAAAGAAGACAACAGAAATCAGAATATACATGCGTAAGGGTGGAATATATCTCACCCGCTTCCCGCTATTGTATGCTATCGTAAGAAAACCCGGCTTAAAGAACAGAGGCCGGAGGCTTCTGAAAAGCTTCGAATCAAATGTGAAGTAATCCCCCAGGAAGTCTTTGATGATTGTCCTTAGCGGAACCTTAACCGAATGGTTTTCCTGGCCACATGCCGGGCAGAATTCCCAATCAGACTGCAATGCCGCATCACAGTTGAGGCACTTATCATTCTTTCTCCGGTCACGTCGCATACTCAAATGTATAAAAAGAATAACCCGCTTTTATTAATAAATTATCTTAGGCAAACATTCAACCCAAACAATGCAATAGAAGAAAGTTCTATTGCATTGCGAATAAGAAAATCAGGTCTTCTGCGAATTGTATGCATGGATGAAAAAAGTGATTTTCTATACGGGGTAACCCCAACTAACGCAGATAGTTCAGCTCCTTCTGAGCTTCCTACTGCATAAGTTGGGTTCAATATGTGAATATGAAAAGTTTGATTTACCAACTGGCGTGCTGGGGCTTTCTTTTGTTAAATTCTTCAAATGCACAAGACATCGGTTATGCCCGCACTGTACTGGACACCCTATGCAGTCCATCCATGCATGGCAGAGGATATGTAAAAAATGGCGATCAGATTGCTTCGGATTTCATTGTATCTGAATTTAAGCGAATAGGCCTGAAGCCGGTTGACCGACGTTACTTCCAACCCTTCTCATTCCCCGTCAATACGTTTCCAGGAAAGATGCATTTAGCCCTTGACGACCGCCCTATGAAACCGGGAGAAGAGTTCATCATCAGCGCCGGATCACCAGGTATCAAAGGCACATATGATGTCGTGAATTGCTCTGAAGATGACATGTTGGAAAAGGATAAGTTCATCAAGCTGGTGAAGAATGCCAAAGGAAAGTTCATTGTCGTTTCACCATCCAAACGCGTCATGATTCCGGATGAAACGAATACCATCAACGAGTGGAAGGCATTCCTTATATATGCAGATGAAAACCCGGCAGCAGGAACAATCTTTATCACGTATGAAAAGCTTACATGGGATGCGTCGACAAAACTTCTGACCAAACCTTCATTCATCGTTTCCGCGGATTCTTCTTTCGGAGAAATTAAAACCATTACGACGGAAGTAGAAAACAAGTACCTGAAAAAATACACGAGTCGCAATGTGATCGGGATGATCACAGGATCGGAAAAAGCTGATTCCTTCCTTGTATTTACCGCGCATTATGATCATTTGGGGCGCATGGGCGAGGAAACCTACTTTCCGGGAGCCAATGACAATGCCAGCGGGATTGCCATGTTGTTGAACCTTGCAAAACACTACTCTGAAAATCCACCCCGGTTCTCCATGCTATTCATTGCATTCAGCGGCGAGGAAGCCGGATTAGTGGGATCAAAACATTACACCGAACACCCGGTCATACCACTTCAAAAAATTCGATTTCTTCTAAACTTTGACATTTCCGGAACAGGCGACGAAGGCATCCAGGTTGTTAACGGCTCCGTATTCAAACCATCCTTTGATCGGCTCACGTCCATGAACCTGGAAATGCAAACCCTTCAACAGGTAAAAATCCGGGGCACGGCATGCAACAGTGATCACTGTCCATTTTACGAAAAAGACGTACCCTGTTTTTTCATCTATACTTTGGGGGGAATCAAGGCCTATCACGATGTTTGGGACAGATCGCAAACCTTGCCTTTCACCGAGTTTGAAAATTATTTTCGCCTTATGGTAGCATTTATAAATGGTTTTTAATGAAATTGCGCCCGTTATTGAACAGGGATGCAAATTGAAAAACTTCAACTTGCGAAAGACCAAATAAATTTCTAACTAGGGAACCCGAATACAATATCCGCCGTAGAAGGCGCCATAGAATATTGAGACAATGGACATGATCAGGTACGGAGGCATTTGTTTGCTTTTAGTTATGTTATCCACCGGATGCCAGAAGGCAACCAATTACAAACTGGTGGATAGAACAGAAAATTATACATCCATCAATGGAAGATGTACGGTAGAATACAACTACCCTGTGCTGGTCCAGTCCAGTGGCGATTCTGTCACCCTTGCGCTGACAGGCATCAAAGAAATATCCGACTTCGAAAGATTCATTCAACGTTTTAGCGAAGGGGATTCTAACCTAACGGTCCACGTTCAATACAAGATTCTCCAACAAACGGATTCATTACTCTGCCTTGAGTACACCACACAAATGAAAGGTCACCAACGAAAAATCTTCCACAGCCTGACCTTGTCGCCTCTTACCTTAAAGCAATATGAATTGTCAGATTTCTTCAAAGGAGACTACATGTCTGTAATCAGTAGTCATGTTACCGCCTTTTGTGAGAAGAACAAGATATTCCTGAATATGCGCCCTTACGAAGATGACCGGAGCGGTTACCATGTAAATTTCACGGTAACTGAAGACCACCTCATACTTTATGCAGGAGCAGAAGGTGATTTTCATGGGTATTATAAGATCAACATTCCGTTGATCGCCTTTGAACTGAAATAGATCAGAGTGCCAATCCAAGTGTGACCGGGCAATGATCTGACCCGGTGATATTATTAAGAATATCGGCTTCACTTACTGAAGACTTGAGCGAATCACTTACCAGGAAATAATCAATCCTCCAACCAACATTTCTTTCCCTGGCTCCAAAACGAGCATTCCAAAAGCTATACTTCACCTCTTCAGGATGCTTAAACCGGTAAGTATCTACCCAACCCTGAGCAAGAAAAGACTCAAAGCCATCAATTTCATCCTGGGTATACCCTGATGTCTTATTGTAGTTTTCCTTGGGCCTGGCAAGGTCTATTGGTTGATGCGCCACATTAAAGTCCCCTCCTACAACAATGGGCTTATGAGACTCCAGGTCCTTTAAGAATTTCAGAAAGGCAGCGTCCCAGGTTTTCCTGTATGGCAACCGTTTCATTTCCGATGATGAATTAGGCACATACACATTTACAACGTAAAAATCCGGCATTTCCAGGGTCACCACCCTGCCTTCTGTATCATGTTCCGGCACGCCAATACCATACCTGACATCAACCGCCTTATGCCGACTTAATATGGCGGTTCCTGAGTAACCTTTCTTTTCTGCGGATGTACAATACAATTCATAATCCCCCACACCAAAAAGCGCCTCCCTTACCTGGTCGTCCTGCGCTTTGGTTTCCTGAATCAGCAACATATCTGCATTTAATTCATCCAACTGTTGCGCAAAATCCTTCTTCATTACGGCCCGAATGCCATTCACATTCCACGATACGATATTCATGTTATGAAGATTTAAGTTCGCTCAAATATACCAGATTGATGATCACATAGTCCACCTTAAAACCCATCAATTGTGAACATAACGAGAAGGTCACATACAATAAATAGTAAGTAATAATTCATATTTTTTCACAATCATCTGAAATTGCACCAATAATTCCGAATATTATTTTTTTTACAACTAATATCTGATTTACAAGTATTTATAACTAAAATACATTTTATATTAAAGTAAAATTAATCCCAACTATATACATGATATTCTTCTTTTTCCGTCCTTTGCATTCGCGTAAAATCCAAAATCACATAATTGATATTTTAACACAAACGTATCGCTATGAACAGGACCGGTAATCTTCCCAAGTTTTTAACAACATGTTTTGCGGCGGCGGCAATAACTATTGGAACCGCTGCGCATGCGCAGGACGGTTGGACTGAACTCGCTTCAGAAAACAACATTACCATCAGCGCCCAACTCCAGGAGTGCGGAGGTGCTTCTTTTTATGTGGTCCGCATAGAGAATAGCGGTGAAACACCCCTAAATGTCGGATACACCCTTACACTTGCTGATGCACCGGTCATCCCACCTATCAGCGACAGCAGAATAGTTGACGGAGGCGCATCCGTGGAAGGTGAATGTGGCAACGCAGGCAATACCCTTACAGTCATGACATTCCCTACTGCCAATACAATCGAAAAACTAACCGCAACTCTTTCGGTCTCAGAATAATTAAATCTCCTAACCATTTAATGCGAATAGACATGAAGTACGGATACTGGTTAAAAAAAGCATTATTTACCCTGGCGTTTATGTGTACGCTGGGCCCTGTCGTGCACGCTCAACTACCGGACAGTAAGGGAAAAGATTTCTGGCTGGCATTTCCGCGTAACATCTACGCCGGAAACACCACCCTGTTCATCAGTTCAGGAGTTGCTACCAGCGGTACCGTTTCCGTTGCCGGCATCGGTTTCTCTCAGAACTTTAACGTAACCCCGGGCGTTACCACAACCATCAATATTCCAACCTCCGTTGAAGTGCAAACCGCAAACGGAATTGAAAACAAGGGCATCCATGTGGTAGCCAACGATGAAGTCACCGTTTACGGTCTCAACCAGGCATCTGCTACCACCGATGCTTATATGGGCCTTCCAACCGACATCCTGGGTACCGACTACCTGGTGAACTCCTATATCGGACTGAGCAATGGCGCATACCCTTCTCAATTATCCGTGGTTGGAACACAAGATGGAACCACCATCACTGTTACTCCCAAGGTAACTGCAGGCGGCCACGCTGCAGGTGTGCCATACAACGTGGTAATCAACCAGGGCCAGGTTTACCAATTGGGTGCCACTGGCGGTGGTGACCTCACAGGTAGCCGTGTGACTTCTA
This is a stretch of genomic DNA from Flavobacteriales bacterium. It encodes these proteins:
- a CDS encoding DNA polymerase III subunit alpha, coding for MLLNCHTFHSYTYGTLSTVELLQTLAGKGYRSAALTDINSTSACIDFVRLAPSHDIHPVIGIDFRNGVKQQYIGIARNNEGFRELNEHMDHHSHNSLPFPDHGPVFQNAFTIYPLKQTRPDLLGEHEFAGVHLSELPHLPFSIWKHHPHKLVLLHSVTFLDKRGFNTHRLLRAIDNNILLSRLSKEEEASSDNTMPPKENLDTLLSGFPEIYRNTGRLLEQCSVAFDFKSPKNKQYFTASPEEDMTLLRKECAEGLKYRYKKPSPEAITRMEKELEVISKLNFCSYFLINWDLVRFARHKQYYHVGRGSGANSMVAFLLGITDVDPLELDLYFERFINPNRSNPPDFDIDFCSGDREHITRYIFDRHGWKHTALLGSYNTFQYRSVIREIGKVFGLPAAEIDKLQAIDNPGQADDMGRLVLQYSQLIHNLPRHLSVHSSGIIISQDPLNCYTATLIPPKGFPTTHFSMLEAEDLGYAKFDILGQRGLSKIRDAVSLISERTGTHIDIHEVNKFKEDEQVRKLLRKGMAIGCFYIESPAMRMLLTKLQADDYLRLVAASSIIRPGVSKSGMMGEYILRYRHPEYREAAREKLPELYDLLKETYGVMVYQEDVIKVAHYFAGLTLGEADILRRGMSWKFKQRNEFHKVQGKFFSNCRAKGYAEAVIHDIWRQIESFANYAFAKGHSASYAVESFQALYLKAHYPLEYLTATINNGGGFYRPELYIHEMRMLGGKVVPPCINLSNHEAILHQQTLYLGLGMIKGLDDATIHQILRNRNTYGPFGDLQDLVNKTPLSLEQLRILIRANALRFTGKEKKELLWNAHLLLGYRKKKQPSLTLFEERAKDYSLPALFHHPLEEVYDEIELLGFPLQTSPFELAQALPEDKLTAKDLPFHVDKTVEITGYLIHVKRTATSQNDAMSFGTFLDREGNWIDTVQFPDIERRYPFKGPGCYKITGKVTDDFGFIAIETKALHRLEYQHIDEVPARLKLPSSYGRSQPHPMQLKK
- a CDS encoding bifunctional methionine sulfoxide reductase B/A protein, which translates into the protein MKIVALISIPAIFLVYGLGQDGGNDGKNPHKFKVTKTEAEWKAQLSDEAFFVLREKGTEVAFSGKHEHENRRGVFLCAGCGQEVFSSTQKFDSGSGWPSYYAPYKKENILEIPDTSFGWDRVEVVCSRCGGHLGHVFDDGPKPTGLRYCINSVAMDFKPEVVQKSDEQMATFGAGCFWCVEAIFEELKGVTKVESGYAGGEMQNPTYQQVSSGSTGYAEVVSITYQPDVISYDELLEVFWSTHDPTTLNKQGADRGTQYRSVVFYHNEMQRKLAMSYKQKLNAEGVWDKPVVTEISPVRNYFPAEKYHQDYYSENSDKPYCSAVITPKLEKFRKVFMEKLKH
- a CDS encoding DNA/RNA non-specific endonuclease, with the translated sequence MCKKFVGWLFAAVTPLWVSAQQEAITLKGDTILIYSDRSWAFPQEDPLYLLKPDKADSLLYQRSHANRQVIKHLAFIASFDPAQRQSAWVSYLLTAEHTKATVERVANFRADTDVPGGTATNDDYLGSGLDRGHLAPAANMAWSEQAMSESFLYSNISPQDPAFNRGIWKRLEAQVTEWARSNDSLYVVSGPVFSDEMDVIGPGQLPVPQRFFKVVLDYRTPGLKAIGFLLDNEKSDVPLISTAIPVDSVEAVTGIDFFFGLRDDQEALIERTCDVRTWEWKGILEIDTEDIAKGDSLMVCKGITRTGTACKIKTRNVNGYCHFHQDQFLLAPLSGNEERRDVSVQCLAITAAGTRCKNMTFSPNGKCHVHGGD
- a CDS encoding DUF3667 domain-containing protein, which codes for MRRDRRKNDKCLNCDAALQSDWEFCPACGQENHSVKVPLRTIIKDFLGDYFTFDSKLFRSLRPLFFKPGFLTIAYNSGKRVRYIPPLRMYILISVVFFFVINRSHHPLFGKDKQEIRKQSHISLEVGGHELIYQDMMAFQYDVDKQGMEAYMDSVGAVTSFDKWIVKRMYRLSDQGKEAIGDQIFHGISISMFVVLPMFALLLFWVYRKKRWLYVEHLIYSLHLHAFIFFYGAVLAVVNRFVFEINGWVWNLILALPYVVYAVWSLKVVYGGTLRYTLGKFFILLLLYIVLIFICLASGVIVSIITI
- a CDS encoding M28 family peptidase, coding for MKSLIYQLACWGFLLLNSSNAQDIGYARTVLDTLCSPSMHGRGYVKNGDQIASDFIVSEFKRIGLKPVDRRYFQPFSFPVNTFPGKMHLALDDRPMKPGEEFIISAGSPGIKGTYDVVNCSEDDMLEKDKFIKLVKNAKGKFIVVSPSKRVMIPDETNTINEWKAFLIYADENPAAGTIFITYEKLTWDASTKLLTKPSFIVSADSSFGEIKTITTEVENKYLKKYTSRNVIGMITGSEKADSFLVFTAHYDHLGRMGEETYFPGANDNASGIAMLLNLAKHYSENPPRFSMLFIAFSGEEAGLVGSKHYTEHPVIPLQKIRFLLNFDISGTGDEGIQVVNGSVFKPSFDRLTSMNLEMQTLQQVKIRGTACNSDHCPFYEKDVPCFFIYTLGGIKAYHDVWDRSQTLPFTEFENYFRLMVAFINGF
- the xth gene encoding exodeoxyribonuclease III gives rise to the protein MNIVSWNVNGIRAVMKKDFAQQLDELNADMLLIQETKAQDDQVREALFGVGDYELYCTSAEKKGYSGTAILSRHKAVDVRYGIGVPEHDTEGRVVTLEMPDFYVVNVYVPNSSSEMKRLPYRKTWDAAFLKFLKDLESHKPIVVGGDFNVAHQPIDLARPKENYNKTSGYTQDEIDGFESFLAQGWVDTYRFKHPEEVKYSFWNARFGARERNVGWRIDYFLVSDSLKSSVSEADILNNITGSDHCPVTLGLAL